GGACCGCTGGGGGCAGGCAAGACGGCGCTGGCCCAGGGCGTGGCGCGGGGGCTCGGGGTGGCCGAAGCGGTGATCAGCCCGACCTTCATTCTGGTCCGGGAGTACCGGGGGCGGGTGCCGTTCTACCACTTCGACGCCTACCGCCTGCAGGGGCCCGAAGACCTGGACCTGTTGGGCGCCGAGGAGTACTTCGCCGGCGACGGGGTGGTCCTGGTGGAGTGGGCCGGCCGGGTGGACCCGGCCCTGCCCGCCGAGCGTCTGGACATTACGCTC
The sequence above is drawn from the Bacillota bacterium genome and encodes:
- the tsaE gene encoding tRNA (adenosine(37)-N6)-threonylcarbamoyltransferase complex ATPase subunit type 1 TsaE; translation: MALALTTNAVEKTRQVGEELGRLLEPGDVLCVCGPLGAGKTALAQGVARGLGVAEAVISPTFILVREYRGRVPFYHFDAYRLQGPEDLDLLGAEEYFAGDGVVLVEWAGRVDPALPAERLDITLDYDGDTERRLSFSPRGARYRALVEELKEKLVHLGKV